Sequence from the Clostridia bacterium genome:
GCAATTGCAGAGGGTGTTAAGTTTATTATGAATGGCGCAAATCATAGAATGGATGGAATTACAACTTATCCTTTTAACATCTTTGGATGTGGATGGGAAAAGGTTACTCCTACAATAGAACAACTTCCTTTTAAGGGAGATACTGTGATTGGTAATGATGTCTGGATTGGCCAAAATGTTACCATTATGCCAGGTGTTAAAATTGGTGATGGTGCGATTATTGCCGCTAATTCAACAGTAGTGAAAAATGTTGAACCCTATTCAATATATGGTGGGAATCCGGCTAAGTTTATCAAAAAACGCTTTAGTGACGAAAAAATTGAATTTTTACTTAACCTGAAATGGTGGAACTGGAGCGAAGAGGAAATATTTGATAATCTTGAAAATCTAACATCTGAAACAGGTTTAGAGGAATTAATGAAAAAGTATTCAAAAAGAGATGAAAAAATTAAGTAATTTTTCTAATGGTTCAAAAATATTAATTTTTAACTATTAATAAAGAATGTTATGATTAATTTGTCTGAGATTTAAACTACCAAGTGATAAAGCGCCAGTCGAATATGATTGGCGCTTAAATATTAATTACCTGATTGGTGTTAATATGATTGCAATTATCTAAATATAGATAATATTTTTTAATGAAATTTTATGTTTATCTAGAGCAATCAATTTGAGCGCAAACATGTTAAATGGTAAAATTAATTTATATCCTATAATTAATATAATAAATAATTCAAATTGAATATAAAACTAATTTATTTTTTTATTTAGTTAATAAGGAGAATTGCTATGAGCGCTGTGAAAAGGATTAAATGCGGTCATGTGAATTGCTATATTGTATTTGATGGAGCTTCGGGCATTTTGGTTGACACCGGAAAGAAAGAATATTTATATACAATCGTTAAAGCGCGTGTAAGCCATATAAGATTAAATTGATAATATTAACGCACACTCATTGCGATCACGCGGAAAACGCAGTTGACTTATCTAAAATTCTTGAAGCTCCGATTGCCATGCACAAAGATGACGTGATATTAATTGAGTCCAATAATAATCAATCCTTGTCAGCCAAAACCTTTTTTGGGAAGATAATATTATCTGCCTCTCTGAAAGAGTTCTCTAGAAATAAAATGAAAGCTTTTACACCGTCAGTCTTTCTAAAAGACGGCGATGATTTAACAGAATACGGCGTTTCGGCAAAAGTCATTGGATTGCCGGGACACACGAAAGGTTCCATAGGGCTTGATGTTGATGAAAAAGAGCTTATAGTCGGCGACGCGTTGATGAATATATTCTATCCGACAACTTCAATTTTATATAATGATGAAAAGTCTATGCTGGACAGCGCCAAAAAAATAACGTCTATGCTGGACAGCGCCAAAAAAATAACAGAACTAGGGGAACGAATTATTTATTTCGGGCACGGAAAGCCGGCAAAAAACAGAAAATGGATTTAAAATAGGGGCGTTTTATAAATTTGGATTTATTGGTTTTGGCAACATGGGAAGCATGCTTATTAAGTGTTTTATTGTGTCTGAAAAAATTAGTCAGAAAGAGATAATTGTAACAAGAAAAGACAAAAACAGGCTTGACGAAATAAAAAATATTTGGCCCGAGATTAATATAGCCTAAGACGTTATAGATATTGCAAAAAACGCAAATTATATTTTTATTTGCGTAAAACCATTGGAATTTAAAAATATTTTGCTCCAAATAAAACCTTATATTCAAAATCGTCATCATATAATCTCCATAGCCGGATCAGTAGCGATAAAGGATATGGAAAGAATATTGACTGCAAAATAACCAAAGTAATACCGACTGTGGATTCTGAAGTCAAGGAAGAATAACATTAATTTGCCATAACAATAAGGTCAATTTAAAGGCCGCGGAACACATAGAATCGTTGTTTAAAAAAATATGCAAGGTATGGCGGATAGATGAACAAGACTTTGGATTTGTGTCCGAACTTACAAGTTGCGGGCCCGGTTTTATTGCCGCTATCTTTAAGAAATTTGCGGAAGCGGCTCTAAGGCATACGACGTGCTGTAATAAAGAAGAAATATCAGAAATGCTATTACAGACATTATACTCTACATCCAAATTAATGCTTAAAAAAAAAGATGAATTTTCAAGATGTAATATCAAGAGTTGCCACAAAAGGCGGGATAACCGAAGAAGGAATAAAAGTTTTCGAAAAAACCCTTCCGCAAGTATTTGACGAGATGTTTGAGCAAACTTTGAATAGACGCAAAATAATTAGCGAAAAAGTATCTAATTAATTTAAGAATATTTAATCAATTTTAATCAAAAATGATATCAAAGTGGCAAGGCTAAAAGGACGCTATGAAGTTCATTGCAGCGTCTTTTTTATATATCAAAGCATAATAAAAAAAGATGAAAAAAGAAAAAAGCGCTAATAGAAAATTTTTTTGGCGCTGCATAGTATGTAATATTGATATTTAAGCGTCATCATGAATGATGCTTTTTTTATGGAAGGTATATATGTGCGGAATAGCTGGTTGGATTGATTTTAATCAAGATTTAAGAAAACATGAGAAGACAATAAACAAAATGACAGGTACTTTGACCCGACGAGGGCCTGACGCGCAAGGCATATATCTGAAGGAAAACGCCTGCTTAATGCATCGAAGACTTATCGTTATTGACCCTGAAAACGGCATTCAGCCAATGACAATAAAAAAAGGCGATACCAGTTATACAATTGTATATAACGGCGAACTTTATAATACAAACGAGCTTCGAAACGAGCTTTTAGCTTTTAAGTACCAATTTAAAGGGCATTCAGATACCGAGGTATTGCTGACGGCGTTTATTCATTGGGGCGAAGCGTGTTTGGAAAAGCTAAACGGCATTTACGCTTTCGGGGTTTGGAACGATACGACCAAAACTTTGTTTTTAGCCCGCGACAGAATGGGCGTTAAGCCGCTGTTTATATATTCCTATTCTGATGGCATTATTTTTGGTTCAGAGTTAAAAACTTTACTAGCCAATCCATTAGTCAAGCCTGTAATTGACAATGACGGTCTTAAGGAAGTTTT
This genomic interval carries:
- a CDS encoding MBL fold metallo-hydrolase codes for the protein MIILTHTHCDHAENAVDLSKILEAPIAMHKDDVILIESNNNQSLSAKTFFGKIILSASLKEFSRNKMKAFTPSVFLKDGDDLTEYGVSAKVIGLPGHTKGSIGLDVDEKELIVGDALMNIFYPTTSILYNDEKSMLDSAKKITSMLDSAKKITELGERIIYFGHGKPAKNRKWI
- a CDS encoding CatB-related O-acetyltransferase, translated to YTYYSDNKKSPEKFYENIEYHYEFLGDKLIIGKFCAIAEGVKFIMNGANHRMDGITTYPFNIFGCGWEKVTPTIEQLPFKGDTVIGNDVWIGQNVTIMPGVKIGDGAIIAANSTVVKNVEPYSIYGGNPAKFIKKRFSDEKIEFLLNLKWWNWSEEEIFDNLENLTSETGLEELMKKYSKRDEKIK
- a CDS encoding pyrroline-5-carboxylate reductase dimerization domain-containing protein gives rise to the protein MNFQDVISRVATKGGITEEGIKVFEKTLPQVFDEMFEQTLNRRKIISEKVSN